Proteins found in one Candidatus Margulisiibacteriota bacterium genomic segment:
- the deoC gene encoding deoxyribose-phosphate aldolase, whose product MLISKSSDLAPYIDHTLLRKEATENDIEKLCLEAKQYDFYSVCIRFQWVRKAKELLKGTQVKVCSVVGFPLDSVQAENCHFGAMSTKEKVGEAQMAIADGANELDMVINIDALKKGDYEYIKNDINSVKKAAGNKTLKVIIETAMLNEEQKKQACQLAQEAGADYVKTSTGYVKDQTGKTLGATIEDVKLMREIVGGDFGVKASGGISDYKKAKAMIEAGANRLGCSASVEIVKE is encoded by the coding sequence ATGTTAATTTCAAAATCCTCAGATCTTGCCCCTTATATTGACCACACCCTTTTGAGAAAAGAGGCTACTGAAAATGATATTGAAAAGCTTTGCCTCGAAGCTAAGCAATACGATTTTTATTCGGTTTGTATAAGATTTCAATGGGTTAGAAAAGCTAAAGAATTGTTGAAAGGAACACAAGTAAAAGTGTGTTCAGTTGTAGGGTTTCCGCTTGATTCTGTTCAAGCTGAAAATTGCCATTTTGGTGCTATGTCTACTAAAGAAAAAGTGGGTGAAGCCCAAATGGCGATTGCTGATGGGGCGAACGAATTGGATATGGTTATTAATATTGATGCCTTAAAGAAAGGCGATTATGAATATATAAAAAACGATATCAACTCGGTTAAAAAGGCTGCGGGTAATAAAACATTAAAGGTTATCATTGAAACGGCTATGCTTAATGAGGAGCAAAAGAAACAAGCGTGTCAATTAGCACAAGAGGCTGGGGCCGATTATGTTAAAACCTCAACAGGATACGTTAAAGATCAAACAGGCAAGACGCTTGGCGCAACGATTGAAGATGTGAAATTGATGAGAGAGATTGTTGGAGGTGATTTTGGGGTTAAGGCTTCCGGTGGAATTAGTGATTATAAAAAAGCAAAAGCCATGATAGAAGCTGGTGCAAATAGGCTGGGGTGTTCGGCATCGGTTGAGATAGTGAAAGAATGA
- the leuC gene encoding 3-isopropylmalate dehydratase large subunit translates to MAQTISQKILAKHAGKKSVSPGELINCKLDLVLGNDITSPTAIKEFERIGVKKVFDKKKIFLVPDHFTPAKDIKSAEQVKMMREFAKKYGIVNFFEIGCMGVEHALLPEMGAIKPGDLIIGADSHTCTYGALGAFSTGVGSTDMAAGMATGEVWFKVPEQLKFVYRGKLPKWVEAKDLILYTIGQIGVDGARYMSMEFTGPAIDALSVEGRMTMANMAIEAGGKNGIFPADAKTVAYLKKVKAGKGTIYTSDPDAEYVQVYDWDVSKIEPQVSFPHLPSNTKPVSQCKSVKIDQSVIGSCTNGRIEDLRIAAKVLKGKKKHKDVRLIIIPATQKIYEQAMKEGLFDIFLKAEAAVSTPTCGPCLGGHMGILAEGERAIATTNRNFVGRMGHPKSEVYLSNVAVAAASAVAGRIVSPEDL, encoded by the coding sequence ATGGCACAGACTATTTCCCAAAAGATATTAGCCAAACACGCCGGCAAGAAGTCCGTCTCCCCCGGCGAACTAATCAACTGCAAGCTTGACCTGGTCTTGGGGAACGACATCACCTCCCCCACAGCGATCAAAGAGTTCGAGCGGATCGGCGTTAAAAAGGTTTTCGACAAAAAGAAGATCTTCCTGGTCCCCGACCACTTCACCCCGGCCAAAGACATCAAATCGGCCGAACAGGTCAAGATGATGCGCGAGTTCGCCAAGAAATACGGGATCGTCAATTTCTTTGAGATCGGCTGTATGGGGGTCGAACACGCCCTCCTCCCGGAAATGGGGGCGATCAAACCGGGCGATCTCATCATCGGGGCCGATTCCCACACCTGCACTTACGGCGCCCTCGGCGCTTTCTCGACCGGCGTCGGTTCCACCGACATGGCGGCCGGGATGGCGACCGGCGAAGTCTGGTTCAAAGTCCCGGAACAATTAAAATTCGTCTATCGCGGCAAGCTCCCGAAGTGGGTCGAAGCCAAAGACCTCATCCTCTACACCATCGGCCAGATCGGGGTCGACGGCGCTCGTTACATGTCGATGGAATTTACCGGCCCGGCGATCGACGCCCTCTCGGTCGAGGGACGGATGACGATGGCCAATATGGCGATCGAAGCGGGCGGCAAGAACGGGATCTTCCCGGCCGACGCCAAGACCGTCGCCTACCTAAAGAAGGTCAAAGCGGGAAAAGGCACTATTTATACTTCCGACCCGGACGCCGAATACGTCCAGGTTTACGATTGGGACGTTTCCAAGATCGAACCGCAGGTCTCCTTCCCTCATCTCCCCAGCAACACCAAACCGGTCAGCCAATGCAAGTCGGTAAAGATCGACCAGTCGGTCATCGGCTCCTGCACTAACGGCCGGATCGAAGATCTCCGGATCGCGGCCAAGGTCCTTAAAGGGAAAAAGAAACACAAAGATGTCCGCCTGATCATTATCCCGGCAACTCAAAAGATCTACGAACAGGCGATGAAAGAAGGGTTGTTCGATATTTTCCTGAAAGCGGAAGCGGCCGTCTCGACCCCGACCTGCGGGCCGTGTCTTGGCGGCCACATGGGGATTTTGGCTGAAGGGGAAAGAGCGATCGCCACGACCAACCGCAACTTTGTCGGCCGGATGGGCCATCCCAAATCGGAAGTCTACCTCTCCAACGTCGCCGTCGCCGCCGCTTCAGCGGTTGCCGGTCGGATAGTTAGCCCAGAAGACCTCTAA
- a CDS encoding TIGR00725 family protein: protein MINKVFISVVGESHASPEIAKLAEEVGVEIGKAGAVLVCGGLKGVMEHASKGAKSAGGTTIGILPGSKRDDANQYIDYPIVTGIGYARNKLVVKSGHVVIAIGGSHGTLSEMAFALGYKIPVVGLKTWQIIHHSGVIDRSIHYVSTPKEAVTVALKLAKEAGKPEEIKEYHS from the coding sequence ATGATCAATAAAGTTTTTATCTCGGTTGTCGGTGAAAGCCACGCGTCGCCGGAGATCGCCAAACTGGCCGAAGAGGTCGGGGTGGAGATTGGCAAAGCGGGGGCGGTCCTGGTTTGCGGCGGGTTGAAAGGGGTTATGGAGCATGCCTCTAAAGGGGCTAAAAGCGCCGGCGGAACGACGATCGGCATTTTGCCCGGCAGTAAACGGGACGATGCCAACCAGTATATTGATTACCCGATCGTTACCGGCATCGGCTATGCCAGGAACAAGCTGGTGGTCAAGAGCGGCCATGTCGTGATCGCGATTGGCGGCAGTCATGGGACCCTCTCGGAAATGGCCTTTGCCCTTGGTTATAAAATCCCGGTCGTTGGTCTCAAGACCTGGCAGATTATCCATCACAGCGGCGTGATCGACAGAAGCATCCACTATGTTTCTACCCCCAAAGAAGCGGTCACCGTTGCCCTGAAACTGGCGAAAGAGGCCGGGAAGCCCGAAGAGATCAAGGAATACCACTCGTAA